One genomic window of Sphingopyxis sp. OPL5 includes the following:
- a CDS encoding type IV secretion system protein has product MSFALATCTPSSGDSFVAGTLSAIECQAQTIGNAGYLALSAPGSGIMAFLTAMLTIFVALIGYRMFVGRGPDLGGGLLIFAKIGIVLALATSWPAFRTLVYDVAIDAPAQLGATVGGAASLDGGGTALTTRLSETDRALRTLNAWGIGAEPNRAGVSDDQGIEPDTTYETKALGAARMSFLTGAIGSIALTRLAAGVLLALGPLFIAFLLFDATRGLFGGWLRGLIGLTLGTTASSLVLAVETAIVQPRVVTLINLRASGYSIQGSATELLVLGIVFAFVALAVLLVSFYVAAGLRLPSWQWTQQYLPASLGGGAGQAGQRPLAQPAERQDPRSRAAVVVDAVEAMQRRETTAGAGAGGGNDRARAVAGAVSATNAPRNPQRASIDGGSDAPSRRRTTGRTSTSGSRRDTR; this is encoded by the coding sequence ATGAGTTTCGCCCTCGCCACCTGCACGCCATCCTCGGGCGACAGCTTCGTCGCCGGGACATTGAGCGCCATCGAGTGTCAGGCGCAGACGATCGGCAACGCCGGTTATCTCGCGCTGTCGGCGCCGGGGTCGGGCATCATGGCCTTCCTCACCGCGATGCTGACGATTTTCGTCGCGCTGATCGGTTACCGCATGTTCGTCGGGCGCGGCCCCGACCTTGGCGGCGGACTGCTGATCTTCGCCAAGATCGGCATCGTCCTCGCCCTCGCAACGAGCTGGCCGGCCTTCCGCACCCTTGTCTATGACGTCGCGATCGACGCACCGGCACAGCTCGGCGCGACCGTCGGCGGCGCGGCCTCGCTCGACGGCGGCGGGACGGCGCTGACCACGCGCCTGTCCGAAACCGACCGCGCGCTGCGCACGCTCAACGCCTGGGGCATCGGCGCCGAGCCTAACCGAGCCGGGGTCAGCGATGATCAGGGCATCGAACCCGACACCACCTATGAGACCAAGGCGCTCGGCGCCGCGCGGATGAGTTTTCTGACCGGCGCGATCGGCAGCATCGCTCTCACCCGCCTCGCCGCCGGCGTCCTGCTCGCGCTCGGCCCGCTCTTCATCGCCTTCCTGCTCTTCGACGCGACGCGCGGCCTGTTCGGCGGCTGGCTGCGCGGACTGATCGGCCTCACCCTCGGCACCACCGCGAGTTCGCTGGTTCTCGCGGTCGAGACCGCGATCGTCCAGCCGCGTGTCGTGACGCTGATCAACCTGCGCGCGTCGGGCTATTCGATCCAGGGATCGGCGACCGAATTGCTCGTGCTCGGCATCGTCTTCGCCTTCGTCGCCCTCGCGGTGCTGCTCGTCTCCTTCTATGTCGCGGCGGGCCTGCGCCTGCCGAGCTGGCAGTGGACGCAGCAATATCTGCCCGCCTCGCTCGGCGGCGGCGCCGGACAGGCCGGTCAGCGCCCGCTCGCCCAGCCCGCCGAACGTCAGGACCCGCGCTCGCGCGCCGCGGTCGTCGTCGATGCGGTCGAGGCGATGCAACGCCGCGAAACGACCGCCGGCGCGGGTGCAGGCGGCGGCAATGACCGCGCCCGTGCGGTCGCCGGGGCCGTGTCCGCCACCAACGCGCCGCGCAATCCGCAACGCGCCTCCATCGATGGCGGCAGCGACGCACCGTCGCGCCGCCGCACCACCGGTCGCACCTCGACGAGCGGCAGCCGCCGGGACACACGCTGA
- a CDS encoding virB8 family protein: MKQDMKQNREDYLQAAESWGADRHDELTKSRRTAWIVAGVAAAIALFEAIALVFLTPLKTVEPYTLLVDRHTGFVQALNPLEPQRVSGDTALTQSFLVQYVIARENYNVDTVQNDYRKVALWSADKARSDYLTIMQSNNAASPLVKYPRGTMVETLVKSVSPISANVALIRFDTRRRDAAGDWQPAQSWVSTIKYRYSGEPMKQEDRVFNPLGFQVLSYRRDAEMLPVAVPAATNTPATKGAAGAPIAVGDEVLPQPPAGGTRRGDVVKVLPDGTQVTL, encoded by the coding sequence ATGAAGCAGGATATGAAACAGAACCGCGAAGACTATCTGCAGGCCGCCGAAAGCTGGGGCGCCGACCGTCACGACGAGCTGACGAAATCGCGCCGGACCGCGTGGATCGTCGCCGGCGTTGCGGCGGCGATCGCACTGTTCGAAGCGATCGCGCTGGTCTTCCTGACCCCGCTCAAGACCGTCGAGCCCTATACGTTGCTCGTCGACCGTCACACCGGTTTCGTCCAGGCGCTCAACCCGCTCGAGCCGCAGCGGGTCAGCGGCGACACCGCGCTGACGCAAAGTTTCCTCGTCCAGTACGTCATCGCGCGCGAGAATTATAACGTCGACACGGTGCAGAACGACTATCGCAAGGTCGCGCTCTGGTCGGCCGACAAGGCGCGCAGCGATTATCTGACGATCATGCAGTCGAACAATGCCGCCAGCCCGCTCGTCAAATATCCGCGCGGCACGATGGTCGAGACGCTGGTGAAGAGCGTGTCGCCGATCAGCGCCAATGTCGCGCTGATCCGCTTCGACACCCGCCGCCGCGACGCCGCGGGCGACTGGCAGCCGGCGCAAAGCTGGGTGTCGACGATCAAATATCGCTATTCGGGCGAGCCGATGAAGCAGGAGGACCGGGTGTTCAACCCGCTCGGCTTCCAGGTGCTGAGCTATCGCCGCGACGCCGAAATGCTTCCCGTCGCCGTTCCTGCCGCGACGAACACGCCCGCCACAAAGGGGGCGGCAGGCGCCCCGATCGCGGTCGGCGACGAGGTGCTGCCACAACCCCCCGCCGGGGGGACGCGTCGCGGCGACGTCGTGAAGGTCCTTCCCGACGGCACACAGGTAACGCTGTGA
- a CDS encoding TrbG/VirB9 family P-type conjugative transfer protein, with the protein MIRLTPVLLAALVALPAAAQIDPQPVGIDPAIQSVTYAEGKVVRLTAATGYQLTVEISPDETIENIALGDSSAWQVSPSRRGDRIFIKPLQYGITTNMTVVTGTRTYLFELAPANYGGAGAAQIVRFAYPEPTAVSTPPDEQRIDQGLYKLSGTRELYPAAISEDGKRTYMQWNDDALLPAIYIVDKLGQEVLVDAMMRDGILTIDEVVPSLVFRLDGKLARAVRRSQARAK; encoded by the coding sequence GTGATTCGCCTGACGCCCGTCCTGCTAGCCGCGCTGGTCGCGCTGCCCGCGGCGGCGCAGATCGACCCGCAACCGGTCGGCATCGATCCGGCGATCCAGTCGGTCACCTATGCCGAGGGCAAGGTCGTGCGACTGACCGCAGCGACCGGCTACCAACTCACCGTCGAAATCTCGCCCGATGAGACGATCGAGAATATCGCGCTCGGCGACAGCAGCGCCTGGCAGGTTTCGCCCAGCCGCCGCGGCGACCGGATTTTCATCAAGCCGCTGCAATATGGGATCACCACCAACATGACGGTGGTGACCGGCACCCGCACCTATTTGTTCGAACTCGCGCCGGCAAATTATGGTGGAGCGGGCGCGGCTCAGATCGTTCGTTTCGCCTATCCCGAACCGACCGCTGTTTCGACCCCACCCGACGAGCAGCGTATCGACCAGGGACTCTACAAGCTCAGCGGCACGCGCGAACTTTATCCCGCCGCGATCAGCGAGGATGGCAAGCGCACCTATATGCAGTGGAACGACGACGCCCTGCTCCCGGCCATCTATATCGTCGACAAGCTGGGGCAGGAGGTGCTGGTCGATGCGATGATGCGCGACGGTATCCTGACCATCGACGAGGTCGTGCCCAGCCTCGTCTTCCGTCTCGACGGCAAGCTCGCCCGCGCGGTGCGCCGCAGTCAGGCGCGCGCGAAATGA
- the virB11 gene encoding P-type DNA transfer ATPase VirB11, whose product MSNVAALPDDRVYFRSYLAPLAPLLGRDDVTDIYVNRPGEAWAETLTGRIETHDIPALTEQVLERLARQIAALSHQGINREHPLLSATMPDGARVQIVAPPATRGGMVLAIRKHVSPDLRLEDYADSGAFAATRAGRLGEASDLDRKLHDLLDAGDIPALLRAAVQNRKNVLISGGTSSGKTTFLNALLREVSTSERLILIEDTPEITIHHPNAVGLLAARSALGETHTTAEDLLSASLRLRPDRIILGELRGVEAFSFLRAVNSGHPGSMTTIHADSPERAIEQLTLLVLQSGSRLDRADVHHYVRSTVDVFVQLGRSGGKRHIAEVKLRDV is encoded by the coding sequence ATGAGCAATGTCGCGGCCCTGCCGGACGACCGCGTCTATTTTCGCAGCTACCTCGCGCCGCTCGCGCCCCTGCTCGGCCGCGATGACGTCACCGACATCTACGTCAATCGCCCGGGCGAGGCCTGGGCGGAAACGCTGACCGGCAGGATCGAAACCCACGACATCCCGGCGCTGACCGAACAGGTGCTCGAACGGCTCGCACGCCAGATCGCGGCGCTGTCGCATCAGGGGATCAACCGCGAGCATCCGCTGCTGTCCGCCACGATGCCCGACGGCGCGCGCGTCCAGATCGTCGCACCGCCGGCGACGCGTGGCGGCATGGTGCTGGCGATCCGCAAACATGTCTCACCCGACCTTCGGCTCGAGGACTATGCCGACAGCGGCGCCTTTGCCGCGACCAGGGCGGGGCGCCTTGGCGAGGCCAGCGACCTCGACCGCAAATTGCACGACCTGCTCGACGCCGGCGACATTCCCGCACTGCTCCGCGCCGCGGTGCAGAACCGCAAGAATGTCCTGATCTCGGGCGGCACATCGTCGGGCAAGACGACTTTTCTCAACGCCCTGCTGCGCGAAGTGTCGACAAGCGAACGGCTGATCCTGATCGAGGACACGCCCGAAATCACCATCCACCATCCCAACGCCGTCGGCCTGCTCGCCGCCCGCAGCGCGCTCGGTGAGACGCATACGACCGCGGAGGACCTGCTTAGCGCCTCGCTGCGCCTGCGCCCCGACCGCATCATCCTCGGCGAACTGCGCGGCGTCGAGGCCTTCTCGTTCCTGCGCGCGGTCAACAGCGGCCATCCCGGCTCGATGACGACGATCCACGCCGACAGCCCCGAACGCGCCATCGAACAGCTCACGCTGCTCGTCCTGCAATCGGGCAGCCGCCTCGACCGCGCCGACGTTCATCATTATGTGCGCTCGACCGTCGATGTCTTCGTCCAGCTCGGGCGCAGCGGCGGCAAGCGCCATATCGCGGAAGTCAAACTGCGCGACGTCTGA
- a CDS encoding TrbI/VirB10 family protein, with product MTDTTITPEPAPTNAPQVRRPRQGLPTALLVGLAILAAIILFVALEARRQNAEAPAVTGAQTAMISAPPPLAIPDDYPQPPQLLPAPLERDLEAPARNAPPPPPQIVYMPQPNPGPPQGYDPPQPPPRAVGAGPVLVYDGAGSTGAASGSQDDGNGSTSRAAAPAEAGRVRAGVLANRSTTVVQGSLIPAVLETPLDSSRPGFSRAVVSRDVRSFDGSRVLIPRGSRLIGEYRSEATQGQKRAFITWTRLIRPDGATISLNSPSGDPLGRGGIKAKVNSHFFSRFGEAILQSVLDIGVNAAASATNSPVVILPGGSGTQRPQPSNIAPTLKVAQGTSISVFVARDLDFSGVERR from the coding sequence ATGACCGACACCACGATCACCCCCGAACCGGCACCGACCAACGCGCCGCAGGTGCGCCGCCCGCGTCAGGGTCTCCCGACCGCGCTGCTCGTCGGGCTTGCGATCCTGGCCGCCATCATCCTGTTCGTCGCGCTCGAAGCGCGGCGCCAGAATGCCGAGGCCCCGGCGGTGACCGGCGCCCAGACCGCGATGATCTCGGCGCCGCCACCGCTCGCCATCCCCGACGATTACCCACAGCCGCCACAGCTTTTGCCCGCGCCGCTGGAACGCGATCTCGAAGCGCCGGCCCGCAACGCGCCGCCCCCGCCGCCGCAGATCGTCTATATGCCACAGCCCAATCCGGGCCCGCCGCAGGGTTATGACCCGCCCCAGCCGCCGCCGCGTGCGGTCGGGGCCGGACCGGTCCTCGTCTACGACGGTGCGGGTTCGACCGGCGCGGCGAGCGGATCGCAGGACGACGGCAACGGTTCGACATCGCGCGCCGCCGCACCCGCCGAGGCCGGGCGTGTCCGCGCCGGGGTGCTCGCCAACCGCTCGACCACCGTCGTGCAGGGCTCGCTGATCCCCGCCGTGCTCGAGACCCCGCTCGACAGCTCGCGCCCCGGCTTCTCGCGCGCCGTCGTCTCGCGCGATGTGCGCAGCTTCGACGGCAGCCGGGTGCTGATCCCGCGCGGCAGCCGCCTGATCGGCGAATATCGCTCCGAAGCGACGCAGGGACAGAAGCGCGCCTTCATCACCTGGACGCGCCTGATCCGCCCCGACGGTGCGACGATCTCGCTGAACTCGCCTTCGGGCGACCCGCTCGGCCGCGGCGGGATCAAGGCCAAGGTGAACAGCCATTTCTTCTCGCGCTTCGGCGAGGCGATCCTGCAGTCGGTGCTCGACATCGGCGTCAACGCCGCAGCGAGCGCGACCAATTCGCCGGTCGTCATCCTGCCCGGCGGCAGCGGAACCCAGCGCCCGCAGCCGAGCAATATTGCCCCGACCCTGAAGGTTGCGCAGGGCACCAGCATTTCGGTGTTCGTCGCACGCGATCTCGATTTTTCGGGCGTGGAGCGGCGCTGA